In the genome of Coraliomargarita algicola, one region contains:
- a CDS encoding glycoside hydrolase family 88 protein, translated as MNKISIIDTEEAVSDAVSSVTHVPATSVLAPTVEVPSGKRIPFAWRDFSVGKDCEVGTTILRWEEGTVVPEGTFRLRLAVSLDIRHTIQVEARDSETGVVFGVFDFTQAPVFQIAEIPLTREFGKRVLQVGVELRQIDGSVDLRFFAPSANSPTLLQPHLMVAGAAETADVWGEFLERFRDLSTVQTFSWMEGCLLEGGYDLNQRYAQLAYETDLKRRLRLYLNEHDLIYENPRSEPVDNSIYGIEGTLPFAVIGRLYPEHASVQRAVDFWLSRKQPDGHFASGAIMDGSMLSAEGSLCVAYPLVVIARRRGDVILEELALDQFRIRRDLLVSEDGSIYLRNRLGDLSFRNWARGITWYYLGLVRGIIELNDRKDIEDLRREAHRVMHYLLSYQLENGLWTNFIHQPSSGMDTSGSAGIAAALALAYQHGILPIEARQAAARTKDGLVAYLTADGLLEGGTPSNRAGEGSGQRRVIFPVGMGLAAQLLVALDPVDDSSSCVKES; from the coding sequence ATGAACAAAATCAGCATTATTGATACTGAAGAAGCAGTGAGTGACGCGGTGTCGTCCGTGACTCATGTGCCTGCAACTTCTGTGCTCGCGCCCACTGTCGAAGTTCCGAGTGGGAAACGTATTCCCTTTGCATGGCGTGATTTTTCAGTGGGCAAGGATTGTGAGGTGGGAACAACAATACTTCGTTGGGAGGAGGGCACTGTAGTCCCAGAGGGAACGTTTCGTTTACGATTGGCGGTCTCGCTTGATATTCGTCACACGATTCAAGTAGAAGCACGCGATTCCGAAACAGGTGTCGTCTTTGGTGTCTTTGATTTTACGCAAGCGCCTGTATTTCAAATTGCTGAGATACCGTTGACGCGCGAGTTTGGTAAACGTGTGCTTCAGGTCGGGGTTGAGCTGCGGCAGATCGATGGCAGTGTTGATTTACGTTTTTTTGCTCCTTCGGCGAATTCTCCTACGCTCCTACAGCCTCATCTGATGGTTGCAGGTGCTGCAGAGACGGCCGATGTCTGGGGCGAGTTTTTGGAACGATTTCGAGATTTGAGCACCGTACAAACGTTTAGCTGGATGGAAGGTTGCTTGCTCGAAGGTGGGTACGATCTGAATCAGAGGTATGCGCAGCTGGCATATGAAACAGATTTAAAACGTCGTTTGAGGCTCTATTTAAATGAGCATGATTTAATTTATGAAAACCCGCGCAGTGAACCTGTGGATAACAGCATCTATGGTATCGAGGGAACATTGCCGTTTGCAGTGATTGGACGCTTATATCCAGAGCACGCGAGTGTGCAGCGAGCAGTTGATTTTTGGCTGAGCCGCAAGCAGCCTGATGGGCACTTTGCGTCAGGAGCAATTATGGATGGAAGTATGCTGAGCGCGGAGGGTAGTCTCTGTGTTGCTTATCCGCTGGTGGTGATTGCTCGACGGCGTGGTGATGTGATCTTGGAGGAGCTTGCTTTGGATCAGTTTCGTATTCGAAGAGACTTACTCGTGAGTGAGGATGGAAGTATCTATTTACGTAATCGCCTGGGAGATCTTAGTTTTCGAAATTGGGCGCGCGGGATTACATGGTATTATCTCGGTTTAGTGCGTGGAATCATTGAGCTAAACGACCGTAAGGATATCGAAGATTTACGTAGAGAAGCGCATCGAGTGATGCATTACCTGCTCTCGTATCAATTAGAGAATGGGTTGTGGACAAATTTTATCCATCAGCCTTCTAGTGGAATGGATACATCTGGCTCTGCTGGTATTGCAGCGGCACTTGCACTCGCTTATCAGCACGGGATTCTGCCAATTGAAGCTAGGCAAGCTGCTGCGCGCACTAAGGATGGGCTAGTTGCATATTTGACCGCTGATGGTTTGCTTGAGGGAGGAACGCCCTCTAATCGGGCTGGGGAAGGTTCTGGGCAACGTCGAGTGATTTTTCCCGTTGGTATGGGGCTTGCCGCTCAGTTGTTGGTGGCATTGGACCCTGTTGATGACTCATCTTCGTGTGTCAAGGAATCGTAG
- a CDS encoding SGNH/GDSL hydrolase family protein, whose translation MLTSLRKSGTSKLSTYFKDVRRILNGDKTAIITIHSGLNDRNRTQGSIGPIGGFPSNSPEGYADNLMGLVHLLSQAWELAGGDSHSLHFAFMPSHALSEPDDAQLSKYRAAARDLAEKLPNASMIDLSILMPYKEMRANKYYDKGRPSDAHLQRTGYEAIASALATQLQTQ comes from the coding sequence ATGCTGACATCCCTCAGGAAAAGCGGCACCTCAAAGCTAAGCACTTACTTTAAAGATGTACGCCGAATATTAAACGGTGATAAGACAGCGATTATTACCATTCACTCAGGACTCAACGATAGAAATCGCACGCAAGGCAGCATCGGCCCCATCGGTGGTTTCCCTAGCAATAGTCCAGAGGGATACGCAGATAACCTCATGGGCCTGGTTCATTTACTCAGTCAAGCATGGGAATTGGCCGGCGGCGATTCACATAGCTTACATTTCGCATTTATGCCAAGCCATGCACTCAGCGAACCCGACGATGCGCAACTGAGTAAATATCGGGCAGCCGCTCGCGACTTAGCAGAAAAACTACCCAATGCCTCAATGATCGATCTGTCGATTCTGATGCCCTACAAGGAGATGCGTGCCAATAAATATTACGACAAAGGCCGCCCCAGCGATGCGCATTTACAACGCACTGGCTATGAAGCCATCGCAAGCGCTCTCGCCACTCAGTTACAAACTCAATAA
- a CDS encoding LacI family DNA-binding transcriptional regulator, with translation MSISQRDLAKHLGLSPMTISLALRNSPRLPIATRERVQMAANELGYKPNPALAALNNHRRDRMLKTNNATLAFITNWQDEFGWRKSYVNFFYQGAVSRAAQCGYTLVPFWLKAYKSYKRASDVLYNRGIRGLVSHHWKTGRAK, from the coding sequence ATGAGCATTTCACAACGCGATCTAGCCAAGCATCTAGGCCTGAGCCCAATGACAATATCTCTAGCATTGCGGAACTCCCCGCGTCTACCAATCGCCACACGCGAACGAGTGCAAATGGCAGCCAACGAATTAGGCTACAAACCGAACCCTGCCCTAGCTGCGCTCAATAACCACCGTCGCGACCGTATGCTAAAGACAAATAATGCGACACTCGCTTTTATCACAAATTGGCAAGATGAGTTTGGCTGGCGAAAAAGCTACGTTAATTTTTTCTATCAAGGAGCCGTCTCGCGCGCGGCACAATGCGGCTACACATTAGTTCCATTTTGGCTGAAAGCTTACAAATCCTACAAACGTGCCAGCGACGTGCTCTATAATCGCGGTATCCGTGGACTGGTCTCGCACCACTGGAAAACGGGCCGGGCGAAATAA
- a CDS encoding right-handed parallel beta-helix repeat-containing protein has protein sequence MFRKHRVTSLLATLAFSALPSNLLALDVFVAPEGSDTAEGTHSSPLATLSAARDLLRASGQIGEEACSVILTAGTYRVSEPFTLSPLDSGTAAYPVVYRAESGAEVVLTGAQALKQDWEAWERGIYRTQLGSLPAIDQLIVNGRRQTLARYPNLGAGYVLAADQKHQGSKAGNAPYDGCTPDAWDASKAQEWADPTGAFMHGMHRGLWGSQHYRVLGKQANGELQYEGGWQNNRYQGAHLSYRMIENVFEELDAPGEWYHDIKHGWLYYMPAADVDMSTAAFEAVLQTKHLVNIYGDFQQPVAVMDIPNSGNGLKLTQVQTHVTTQPVQHIHFEGIQFKGTARTFMETKEPLLRSDWSIYRGGAVHLRGTEGIVIEGCTFEELGGNAVFVDGYNRGSIIRGNRFRDNGASDVNFVGSPAAVRDPAFSYGAPARPVDTIDTEIGPKSDEYPADCLVEDNLMTRCGRFEKQVAGVNLSMSSRITVRHNTISHTPRAAINVCDGTWGGHLIEWNDCFETVLETHDHGAFNGWGRDRIWHSTSPSGPTARDANGKPLISYYVEEYPDSPRWDAYQTSILRNNRMHCEHGWDIDLDDGCTNYEIYNNLCLYGGLKTREGYHRIVTNNIIVGRLGYTCNVPYPKPTYDVFERNIIWSPKVYSSSNPGLWGGTRNYNFVHNPQATKTVPAVALQKETFDDAGSLYGNAEFVAPEAGNFQVQDSSPALETGFENFPMGGFGVISPELKQLAGSPPITLPAKAASNTYRPKVAKKFMGGMVKALDTEAELTATGMHETIGVLLVEVPNESALAKYGFRSDDVVLLINRTATPGLNDFVRTMGRLNPGSHTAQVWRAQKMETLTFEK, from the coding sequence ATGTTCAGAAAGCACCGCGTCACTAGCTTGCTGGCAACGCTGGCATTTTCAGCCCTGCCTAGCAACTTGTTGGCGCTGGATGTGTTCGTCGCTCCCGAGGGATCGGATACCGCTGAGGGCACTCATTCGTCACCTTTAGCAACTCTGTCCGCCGCACGTGATTTGCTGCGTGCGAGTGGCCAGATCGGGGAGGAGGCTTGTTCGGTCATTTTGACTGCAGGGACTTACCGTGTGTCGGAGCCTTTCACCTTGTCCCCGCTCGATAGCGGGACGGCGGCCTATCCCGTGGTTTATCGTGCAGAGTCGGGAGCCGAAGTGGTGTTGACCGGAGCCCAGGCCCTCAAACAGGACTGGGAAGCCTGGGAGCGTGGGATTTATCGCACTCAGCTCGGCAGTTTGCCAGCCATTGATCAATTGATCGTGAACGGTCGGCGTCAAACTCTGGCGCGCTATCCGAATTTGGGTGCCGGCTATGTGCTGGCTGCGGATCAAAAGCATCAAGGCAGTAAAGCGGGGAACGCACCCTATGATGGTTGCACGCCGGATGCCTGGGATGCGAGCAAAGCGCAGGAGTGGGCAGACCCGACGGGCGCATTTATGCATGGCATGCATCGCGGTCTTTGGGGGAGTCAGCATTATCGTGTGCTCGGCAAGCAAGCCAACGGAGAGCTGCAGTATGAAGGTGGCTGGCAAAATAACCGTTACCAAGGCGCGCATCTTTCTTACAGAATGATCGAGAATGTCTTTGAAGAGCTCGATGCGCCCGGGGAGTGGTATCACGACATAAAGCATGGATGGCTGTATTATATGCCAGCGGCCGATGTCGATATGAGCACGGCGGCCTTTGAAGCGGTGTTACAGACCAAACATCTCGTTAACATTTACGGTGATTTTCAGCAACCGGTCGCCGTCATGGACATTCCGAACAGCGGCAACGGTCTCAAACTGACACAGGTGCAAACTCATGTGACAACGCAGCCTGTTCAGCACATTCATTTTGAGGGCATACAGTTCAAAGGCACCGCGCGCACTTTCATGGAAACTAAGGAGCCGCTCTTGCGTAGTGATTGGAGCATTTATCGAGGAGGAGCCGTCCATCTGCGAGGCACTGAGGGCATCGTGATCGAAGGCTGCACCTTCGAAGAGCTGGGCGGTAATGCGGTTTTTGTGGATGGCTACAATCGCGGAAGCATTATACGTGGCAATCGCTTTCGTGACAATGGCGCCTCGGATGTTAATTTCGTGGGCTCACCTGCCGCGGTGCGTGACCCGGCCTTTAGTTATGGTGCTCCGGCGCGTCCGGTCGATACCATCGATACCGAGATTGGTCCCAAGTCCGACGAGTATCCGGCGGATTGCTTGGTCGAGGACAATTTGATGACGCGTTGTGGACGCTTTGAGAAGCAGGTGGCCGGGGTCAATCTATCGATGTCCTCCCGCATCACTGTGCGCCACAATACCATCAGTCACACACCCCGCGCGGCGATCAATGTCTGCGATGGCACCTGGGGTGGTCATTTGATCGAGTGGAACGATTGTTTTGAGACCGTATTAGAGACGCACGACCACGGCGCGTTTAATGGCTGGGGACGTGATCGCATCTGGCACAGCACTTCGCCCTCAGGGCCGACGGCGCGAGATGCCAATGGCAAGCCACTGATCAGTTATTACGTTGAAGAATATCCGGACTCACCCCGTTGGGATGCGTATCAGACCAGCATCCTGCGTAACAATCGTATGCACTGTGAACATGGCTGGGATATTGATCTGGACGATGGCTGCACCAATTACGAAATTTATAACAACCTATGTCTGTATGGAGGGCTCAAGACACGCGAAGGTTATCATCGAATCGTGACGAATAACATCATCGTCGGGCGACTCGGCTATACATGTAACGTGCCGTATCCAAAACCCACCTACGATGTGTTTGAAAGAAACATCATTTGGTCACCCAAGGTTTATAGTTCCTCCAATCCCGGGCTCTGGGGCGGCACGCGTAATTACAATTTCGTGCACAACCCGCAGGCGACGAAGACGGTGCCCGCGGTGGCTTTGCAAAAAGAGACCTTCGACGATGCCGGGAGTCTTTATGGCAATGCCGAATTCGTGGCCCCTGAGGCGGGGAATTTTCAAGTGCAGGACAGTTCCCCCGCATTGGAAACTGGGTTTGAAAATTTCCCGATGGGCGGGTTTGGGGTGATCTCGCCTGAACTGAAGCAATTGGCAGGTTCACCACCGATCACATTGCCTGCAAAGGCGGCCTCGAATACGTATCGACCTAAAGTCGCCAAGAAGTTCATGGGCGGCATGGTCAAGGCCCTGGATACGGAGGCCGAATTGACGGCGACAGGCATGCATGAGACAATCGGCGTTCTGCTAGTGGAGGTGCCGAACGAGAGTGCTTTGGCTAAGTATGGCTTTCGCAGCGATGACGTCGTACTATTGATCAATCGAACCGCCACCCCCGGCTTAAATGACTTTGTGCGCACGATGGGGCGCTTGAATCCTGGCTCGCACACCGCTCAGGTCTGGCGCGCGCAAAAAATGGAAACACTTACCTTTGAGAAATAA
- a CDS encoding glycoside hydrolase family protein: protein MAETTFQFAPISPVNGYHDDNYWLWCPSITQGPDGTWHLFVSRWPKTLPFHPGWLVASEVIRATSDRPEGPYEFAEVVLAKRGAQYWDGRSTHNPSIRCHDGKYYLYYMGSTHPLEEADHTLTTQSAQCIVARSMKRIGVAWADRPEGPWTRMDQPILTTQPNSFYSFLTSNPAPHIHSNGEVTLLFKAREYEGNTHGSMSIGIAKADSPLGTYQVVKDTPIFSTDLFGEIEDPFLWMESDGFHMIAKDMSGELSGQAGAGIHAQSPDAQSWTLSNPTTAYKRTIEYNDGTSRDVGSLERPFLHIENGQSKFLAAAVSNGTINFTDATKSWIHVIPLMNT, encoded by the coding sequence ATGGCAGAAACAACTTTTCAGTTTGCACCAATCTCCCCGGTCAATGGTTATCATGATGATAACTATTGGCTTTGGTGTCCTTCGATCACACAAGGCCCGGATGGAACTTGGCACCTCTTTGTATCACGATGGCCCAAGACATTGCCCTTCCACCCCGGATGGCTAGTTGCCTCTGAAGTCATCCGTGCGACCTCAGATCGACCAGAAGGTCCTTATGAATTTGCAGAAGTCGTGCTAGCAAAGCGCGGTGCTCAATATTGGGATGGTCGCTCTACGCATAACCCCAGTATCCGCTGCCATGATGGCAAATATTATCTATACTATATGGGCAGCACGCATCCATTGGAGGAGGCAGACCACACACTCACCACGCAGAGCGCACAGTGCATCGTCGCACGTTCGATGAAACGAATCGGCGTGGCTTGGGCCGATCGCCCCGAAGGACCATGGACTCGTATGGATCAACCTATTCTCACGACTCAACCCAACAGTTTCTACAGCTTTCTCACATCCAACCCCGCACCACACATTCACTCGAATGGAGAAGTCACTCTCCTCTTCAAAGCGAGAGAGTATGAGGGCAACACTCACGGCTCCATGAGTATCGGGATCGCCAAGGCGGACAGTCCCTTAGGCACGTACCAAGTCGTCAAAGATACGCCAATTTTTAGCACCGACCTTTTTGGTGAAATTGAAGACCCCTTCCTTTGGATGGAAAGCGACGGTTTCCATATGATTGCTAAAGATATGAGTGGAGAGCTCAGTGGTCAAGCAGGCGCGGGCATTCATGCACAATCACCTGATGCGCAATCCTGGACACTCTCTAATCCAACAACTGCCTATAAACGTACAATCGAATATAACGATGGCACATCACGAGACGTCGGCAGCTTGGAGCGTCCCTTTCTCCATATAGAAAACGGCCAGTCAAAATTTCTCGCAGCAGCCGTGTCCAACGGGACCATCAACTTTACCGATGCCACGAAGTCCTGGATACATGTCATTCCCCTAATGAACACGTAA